In one window of Desulfurispora thermophila DSM 16022 DNA:
- a CDS encoding N-acetylmuramoyl-L-alanine amidase family protein: protein MSGKPLVVLDPGHGGRSPGAVSRSGLREKEINMAICLAVYQALEGLAEVLLTRQGDENVTLVQRAALANAARADCFVSVHCNSSVDRRARGTETFCFPGSAAGRRLAVLLQQQLVRSLYLPDRGVKTARFAVLRQTRMPAALVEVAFLSNTVEEELLRDQAVRQKAGRALARGIGEFLGL from the coding sequence TTGTCCGGCAAACCACTGGTGGTACTGGATCCCGGGCACGGTGGCCGCAGTCCCGGGGCGGTGAGCAGAAGCGGCCTTAGGGAGAAGGAGATCAACATGGCCATCTGCCTGGCGGTCTACCAGGCGCTGGAGGGGCTGGCCGAGGTGCTTTTGACCCGGCAGGGGGATGAAAATGTCACCCTGGTCCAGCGCGCGGCCCTGGCCAACGCCGCCCGGGCCGATTGCTTTGTCAGTGTGCACTGCAACAGTTCGGTGGACCGGCGGGCCCGGGGCACGGAAACCTTTTGCTTCCCCGGCAGTGCCGCCGGGCGGCGTCTGGCTGTGCTTTTGCAGCAGCAGCTGGTGCGGTCGCTGTATCTGCCCGACCGGGGGGTGAAGACGGCCCGTTTCGCGGTGCTGCGGCAGACCCGCATGCCGGCGGCGCTGGTGGAGGTGGCTTTTTTGTCCAACACGGTGGAGGAGGAGCTTTTGCGCGACCAGGCCGTGCGGCAAAAAGCGGGCCGGGCCCTGGCCCGGGGGATAGGGGAGTTTCTGGGGCTGTAG
- the aroF gene encoding 3-deoxy-7-phosphoheptulonate synthase produces MMQNAKAVPFKLASREECPQDTRVQVGSVTIGDGNVVVMAGPCAVESEEQLLECARAVRRAGAAVLRGGAFKPRTSPYSFQGLGEEGLALLAAARRESGLPVITEVLDPRHVEQVSRCADILQIGTRNMQNFTLLREVALAGKPVLLKRGQSATIEEWLCAAEYIMAAGNRQVLLCERGIRGFDPLLRNTLDLSAVAVVKQLTHLPVVVDPSHAVGRARFVPAMARAALAAGADGLLIEVHPCPEKALCDGQQSLTPEAFAALMGQLRALARAMGRDVVTV; encoded by the coding sequence ATGATGCAAAACGCGAAGGCTGTGCCGTTCAAGCTGGCCAGCCGGGAGGAGTGCCCGCAGGATACGCGGGTGCAGGTGGGTAGTGTAACCATTGGCGATGGCAATGTGGTGGTGATGGCCGGCCCCTGCGCAGTGGAAAGCGAGGAGCAACTGCTGGAGTGCGCCCGCGCCGTGCGCCGGGCCGGGGCGGCGGTGCTGCGGGGCGGGGCGTTTAAGCCGCGCACTTCGCCTTACAGTTTCCAGGGGCTGGGCGAGGAGGGGCTGGCGCTTTTGGCCGCCGCGCGGCGGGAAAGCGGCCTGCCCGTGATCACCGAGGTGCTGGACCCGCGCCATGTGGAGCAGGTGAGCCGCTGTGCCGATATTTTGCAGATCGGCACGCGCAATATGCAGAATTTTACCCTGCTGCGCGAGGTGGCGCTGGCCGGCAAGCCGGTGCTGCTGAAAAGGGGCCAGTCGGCCACCATTGAGGAATGGCTGTGCGCCGCCGAGTACATCATGGCGGCCGGCAACCGGCAGGTGCTTTTGTGCGAGCGGGGCATCCGCGGCTTTGACCCGCTGCTGCGCAATACGCTGGATCTTTCCGCCGTGGCGGTGGTAAAGCAGCTCACCCACCTGCCCGTGGTGGTGGATCCCAGTCACGCCGTGGGGCGGGCCCGCTTTGTGCCGGCCATGGCCCGGGCGGCGCTGGCGGCCGGGGCGGACGGGCTGCTCATCGAGGTGCACCCCTGCCCGGAAAAGGCGCTCTGCGACGGCCAGCAGTCGCTGACGCCGGAAGCCTTTGCCGCCCTGATGGGGCAGCTGAGGGCGCTGGCCCGGGCCATGGGCCGGGATGTGGTGACGGTGTAG
- the dnaX gene encoding DNA polymerase III subunit gamma/tau, with the protein MAYLALYRQWRPKTFARIAGQEHITRTLHNAVLTGRVAHAYCFCGPRGTGKTSTARVLAAALNCLDPQQGEPCGRCASCRDIEAGSALDVLEIDAASHRGIDEVRELREKVRLSPALGRYRVFIIDEVHMLTGEAFNALLKTLEEPPGHVVFILATTEAHKVPLTILSRCQRFDFHRLDDAVVAQRLQEVAAKAGLEMEPAALKLIVRAAGGGMRDALAVLDQLAAYSAGVIRESDVRDLLGSVGPEVLAGMARALLAGDAAAVLQQVEQAYRQGRDLALLLADLCAHLREMWLAALRDGSPPGGGGHFGNKVRSGEGPGAPAAGGLAAGAGEAGPDAAARLPRLMRVLETLARAQQEMRFSPSPRLLLEMALVQAALDAPAPGEELERRVQRLELQLSRLGEALRRLAGGRDGGAEFVPAAPTAPVAQPEGRNTAGDGMPAGAVPVAEALPPAVEVVTRPRTKGAAAAGGPVARQIPPPAGQPAGPGESGPAERPQSPRAITLADVQLVWDNFLAALRQQKKDILVEFMERFGVQPFAVQDGVLHLAWAAEPPPFVRNTMEEGAQTLGDVLGRLLRVKISIKFGSGSGTPAGGRGFAPGGGGMAAASGPGHGGGHGSSGPSRPAPGVGGRPVASPLEEASRLFGVEEVGEVEEDPFAD; encoded by the coding sequence TTGGCTTATCTGGCCCTGTACCGCCAGTGGCGGCCCAAAACCTTTGCCCGCATTGCCGGGCAGGAGCACATCACCCGCACGCTGCACAACGCCGTGCTCACCGGCCGGGTGGCCCACGCCTACTGTTTCTGTGGGCCGCGGGGCACGGGCAAGACCAGCACGGCCCGGGTGCTGGCGGCGGCGCTGAACTGCCTGGATCCCCAGCAGGGCGAGCCCTGCGGCCGGTGTGCCAGCTGCCGGGACATTGAGGCGGGCAGCGCCCTGGATGTGCTGGAGATCGACGCCGCTTCCCACCGCGGCATTGATGAGGTGCGGGAGCTGCGGGAAAAGGTGCGCCTTTCCCCGGCCCTGGGCCGCTACCGGGTGTTCATTATTGACGAGGTACATATGCTCACGGGCGAGGCCTTCAACGCCCTTTTGAAAACGCTGGAGGAGCCGCCCGGCCATGTGGTGTTCATTCTGGCCACCACCGAGGCCCACAAGGTGCCCCTGACCATTCTTTCCCGCTGCCAACGCTTTGATTTCCACCGCCTGGACGATGCCGTGGTGGCGCAGCGGCTGCAGGAAGTGGCGGCTAAAGCCGGGCTGGAGATGGAGCCGGCGGCGCTGAAGCTGATTGTGCGGGCGGCCGGGGGTGGCATGCGCGACGCCCTGGCCGTGCTGGACCAGCTGGCGGCCTACAGTGCCGGGGTGATTCGCGAGTCCGATGTGCGCGATCTTTTGGGCAGTGTGGGGCCGGAGGTGCTGGCCGGAATGGCCCGCGCCCTGCTGGCGGGCGATGCGGCGGCCGTGCTGCAGCAGGTGGAGCAGGCCTACCGGCAGGGGCGGGATCTGGCCCTTTTGCTGGCCGACCTGTGCGCCCACCTGCGGGAGATGTGGCTGGCAGCGCTGCGGGATGGCTCACCGCCTGGTGGAGGGGGGCACTTCGGGAATAAAGTGCGCTCCGGGGAAGGGCCCGGGGCGCCGGCGGCCGGCGGGCTGGCCGCAGGGGCAGGAGAGGCCGGTCCGGATGCGGCAGCCCGGCTGCCCCGCCTGATGCGGGTGCTGGAAACCCTGGCCCGCGCCCAGCAGGAGATGCGCTTTAGCCCTTCCCCCCGCCTTTTGCTGGAGATGGCCCTGGTGCAGGCCGCCCTGGATGCGCCTGCGCCCGGGGAGGAGCTGGAGCGACGGGTGCAGCGCCTGGAGCTGCAGCTCTCCCGCCTGGGGGAGGCGCTGCGGCGGCTGGCCGGTGGCCGGGACGGGGGAGCGGAATTTGTTCCTGCGGCGCCCACCGCCCCCGTTGCTCAACCGGAAGGGCGGAACACGGCGGGGGACGGTATGCCGGCCGGGGCGGTGCCTGTTGCGGAAGCTTTGCCACCTGCCGTCGAGGTGGTGACCCGGCCCCGTACGAAAGGTGCGGCCGCTGCCGGCGGACCAGTAGCGCGCCAGATACCCCCTCCGGCCGGCCAGCCGGCTGGCCCCGGGGAGAGCGGCCCGGCTGAGCGGCCACAATCCCCCCGCGCCATCACCCTGGCCGATGTGCAGCTGGTGTGGGACAACTTTCTGGCCGCCCTGCGCCAGCAGAAGAAGGATATTCTGGTGGAGTTCATGGAGCGGTTTGGGGTGCAGCCCTTTGCTGTGCAGGACGGTGTGCTGCACCTGGCCTGGGCGGCCGAACCGCCCCCCTTTGTGCGCAATACAATGGAGGAAGGGGCGCAGACGCTGGGCGATGTTTTAGGCCGCCTGTTGCGGGTAAAAATATCCATTAAGTTTGGTTCGGGAAGCGGAACTCCGGCCGGTGGGCGCGGGTTTGCCCCGGGGGGGGGCGGGATGGCGGCTGCTTCCGGGCCCGGCCATGGTGGGGGGCACGGCAGCAGTGGCCCGTCCCGGCCTGCGCCGGGTGTGGGCGGACGTCCGGTTGCCTCGCCTCTGGAGGAAGCCAGCCGCCTTTTCGGTGTGGAGGAAGTGGGCGAGGTGGAGGAAGACCCCTTTGCCGATTAA
- a CDS encoding YbaB/EbfC family nucleoid-associated protein, with amino-acid sequence MGGNLNKMMKQAQKLQQEMLKLQEEVAARTVEATAGGGVVKVTANGRQEIVAIEIKPEAVDPDDVEMLQDLILTAVNNALQQAREMMAKEMGKLTGGLNIPGLF; translated from the coding sequence ATGGGTGGCAATCTGAACAAAATGATGAAGCAGGCGCAGAAGCTGCAGCAGGAGATGCTCAAGCTGCAGGAGGAAGTGGCGGCGCGCACGGTGGAGGCCACAGCCGGGGGCGGTGTGGTCAAAGTGACGGCCAACGGGCGACAGGAGATTGTGGCCATTGAGATCAAGCCCGAGGCGGTGGACCCGGACGATGTGGAAATGCTGCAGGATCTGATCCTGACCGCCGTGAACAATGCTCTGCAGCAAGCCCGGGAGATGATGGCCAAAGAAATGGGCAAACTCACCGGCGGGCTGAATATACCGGGTTTATTCTGA
- the recR gene encoding recombination mediator RecR gives MHSSGPAATLVEKLARLPGIGPKTAQRLAFYLLSAPPEVALDLARAIEQARRGITRCSVCANLTDSDPCAICSDPRRQRQLLCVVEQPRDVLALEKARAYKGLYHVLHGALSPARGIGPQQLTLDLLRRRLQPGEIKEVILATNPNVEGDATAMYLAQWLKPLGVQVTRLAYGLPVGASLEYADELTLTRALENRR, from the coding sequence ATGCATAGTTCCGGACCGGCCGCAACGCTGGTGGAAAAACTGGCCCGCCTGCCCGGCATTGGCCCCAAAACCGCCCAGCGGCTGGCCTTTTATCTTTTGAGCGCGCCGCCCGAAGTGGCGCTGGATCTGGCCCGGGCCATCGAGCAGGCGCGGCGCGGCATTACCCGCTGCTCGGTCTGCGCCAACCTCACCGACAGCGATCCCTGTGCCATATGCAGCGATCCCCGGCGCCAGCGGCAGCTTTTGTGCGTGGTGGAACAGCCCCGCGATGTGCTGGCCCTGGAAAAGGCCCGGGCTTACAAGGGGCTTTACCATGTGCTGCACGGCGCGCTCTCCCCGGCCCGGGGCATCGGCCCGCAGCAGCTCACCCTGGATTTGCTGCGCCGGCGCCTGCAGCCGGGCGAGATCAAGGAAGTGATTCTGGCCACCAACCCCAATGTGGAGGGTGATGCCACGGCCATGTACCTGGCCCAGTGGCTAAAACCCCTGGGGGTGCAGGTGACCCGCCTGGCCTACGGCCTGCCCGTGGGTGCCAGCCTGGAATACGCCGATGAGCTCACCCTCACCCGGGCCCTGGAAAACCGGCGGTAG
- the rbr gene encoding rubrerythrin, which produces MSKLPGTKTAENLLKAFAGESQARNRYTYYASVARKEGYVQIANIFTETADNEKEHAKRFFKFLSQDLNGQAVEITAAYPVALGDTKDNLRAAAGGEHEEWSELYPEFARVAEAEGFPEIAAVFRNIASVEKHHEKRFRQLLENLEQGTVFKKDTPVRWKCNNCGYIHEGPEAPHNCPACAHPQGFFEVFVETY; this is translated from the coding sequence ATGTCCAAACTACCAGGCACCAAAACCGCCGAAAACCTGCTCAAAGCCTTTGCCGGCGAGTCCCAGGCCCGCAACCGGTATACATACTATGCCTCGGTGGCCCGCAAAGAAGGCTATGTGCAAATTGCCAACATCTTCACCGAAACCGCGGACAATGAAAAAGAACACGCCAAGCGCTTTTTCAAATTCTTAAGCCAGGACTTAAACGGCCAGGCTGTGGAAATCACCGCCGCCTACCCGGTAGCCCTGGGCGACACCAAAGACAACCTGCGGGCGGCCGCCGGCGGGGAGCATGAGGAGTGGAGCGAGCTGTACCCCGAATTCGCCCGGGTGGCCGAGGCGGAAGGTTTCCCGGAAATCGCTGCCGTCTTCCGGAACATTGCCTCTGTGGAAAAGCACCACGAAAAGCGCTTCCGCCAGCTGCTGGAAAACCTGGAGCAGGGCACTGTTTTCAAAAAGGACACCCCGGTGCGGTGGAAGTGCAACAACTGCGGCTACATCCACGAGGGCCCCGAAGCGCCGCACAACTGCCCGGCCTGCGCCCATCCCCAGGGCTTCTTTGAGGTTTTTGTGGAGACATATTAA
- a CDS encoding pro-sigmaK processing inhibitor BofA family protein, with the protein MTIGALLLAAAILAGIFVVVNFLLKPLRFFFALLFALGLGVLLLVLTNLLLSPWGLHIAVNPVTVFTTALLQLPGAVMLVLLRVLFG; encoded by the coding sequence ATGACCATTGGTGCTCTGCTGCTGGCGGCGGCCATTCTGGCGGGCATATTTGTGGTGGTGAACTTTTTGCTAAAACCCCTGCGCTTTTTCTTCGCCCTGCTTTTTGCCCTGGGGCTGGGCGTGCTCTTGCTGGTGCTGACCAACCTGCTGCTCTCGCCCTGGGGGCTGCACATTGCCGTCAACCCGGTCACGGTGTTCACCACGGCCCTTTTGCAGCTCCCCGGCGCGGTCATGCTGGTACTCTTGCGGGTGCTGTTTGGTTAA
- a CDS encoding HEPN domain-containing protein, which yields MIWMLQNIVFEEKSCFGLMCQQAVEKALKAVFFEKNGQTPPRKHDLISLAGDAGLLPDLDHEAKKFLRKLTYYYIETRYPDKRVELEQDAQISW from the coding sequence ATGATCTGGATGCTGCAGAACATTGTTTTCGAGGAGAAAAGCTGCTTTGGGCTTATGTGTCAGCAGGCTGTGGAAAAAGCGCTAAAGGCGGTATTTTTTGAAAAAAACGGTCAGACGCCGCCTCGAAAACATGATCTAATATCATTAGCTGGAGATGCCGGCTTGCTGCCTGATCTTGATCATGAAGCGAAAAAATTTTTGCGCAAATTAACATATTATTATATTGAAACACGATATCCCGATAAGAGGGTGGAGTTGGAGCAAGATGCACAAATCAGCTGGTGA
- a CDS encoding nucleotidyltransferase domain-containing protein has protein sequence MAKERVELILREYLKALRKHNLRVDRIILYGSYARGQADRDSDIDVAVISPDLGRDFLEEAIWLKEISEEVDLDISPRPYSLEEYHRTQRGQFLYDEIICKGRPIEPAE, from the coding sequence ATGGCTAAAGAAAGGGTTGAGCTGATCCTGCGGGAGTATTTGAAAGCTCTGCGTAAGCACAACCTGCGCGTAGATAGGATCATTCTGTATGGTTCCTATGCCCGGGGGCAGGCTGATCGGGATAGTGACATAGATGTAGCGGTTATATCTCCTGATCTGGGCCGGGACTTTTTGGAAGAAGCTATCTGGTTAAAGGAAATAAGCGAAGAGGTTGACCTGGACATTTCCCCCCGCCCGTACTCGCTGGAGGAATACCACAGGACACAGCGCGGGCAGTTTTTGTATGATGAGATCATATGCAAGGGTCGTCCTATTGAACCTGCTGAATAA
- a CDS encoding ATP synthase, producing MWEEGHNLGRIVEAYIGEYASGKSEVAVNRALELVSRGRRVTLVDLDIVEPCYTLRPLREKLAALGVDVVAWETRRAFGLGEAGNILLPQARWALKRPGDVILDVGYGVSGSRTLNLLEGVQEERDLQVIAVVNLSRPMTGTVPDIVEYIKQLGRVDALLNNTHLGDETTPEVVQQGARVVAQAAQELGLPVVATTAVEAVARAIGPHDCMGHPVRSLQRFMPATLW from the coding sequence ATGTGGGAGGAGGGACATAACTTGGGCCGGATAGTGGAAGCCTATATAGGTGAATACGCCAGCGGCAAGAGCGAGGTGGCCGTCAACCGGGCGCTGGAGCTGGTGAGCCGGGGGCGGCGGGTGACGCTGGTGGACCTGGACATTGTGGAGCCCTGCTACACTCTGCGCCCCCTGCGGGAAAAGCTGGCCGCCCTGGGCGTTGACGTGGTAGCCTGGGAGACGCGGCGCGCCTTCGGCCTGGGCGAGGCGGGCAATATTTTGCTGCCCCAGGCCCGCTGGGCATTGAAGCGCCCCGGCGATGTGATTCTGGACGTGGGCTACGGCGTGTCCGGTTCCCGCACCCTCAACCTGCTGGAAGGGGTGCAGGAGGAACGGGATTTGCAAGTAATTGCCGTAGTGAACCTTTCCCGTCCCATGACCGGTACGGTGCCCGATATAGTGGAGTACATAAAGCAACTGGGCCGGGTGGATGCGTTGCTCAACAACACCCACCTGGGCGATGAGACCACGCCCGAAGTGGTGCAGCAGGGGGCGCGGGTGGTGGCGCAGGCGGCGCAGGAACTGGGCCTGCCCGTGGTGGCCACGACGGCGGTGGAAGCGGTGGCCCGGGCCATCGGCCCGCATGACTGTATGGGACATCCGGTGCGCAGCCTGCAGCGCTTTATGCCCGCCACCCTGTGGTAA
- a CDS encoding transketolase C-terminal domain-containing protein: protein MPEKPIQGEKRVFMTGNEVVAYAALTAQADIMYGYPITPQNEIMHYWTRMAPKYGKKFLQTEDELSAGFTTVGGVLAGRKAFTATAGPGNTLMQEPMSMAEAMRLPVVLIVQQRGGPSTATVIYSQQEVTMTTLGGNGEGLRIVYSTSDHQELFDYTIKAFNTAWKYRFPTFVLGDGYQAKMRESLTMYDPEEKGIELVKPEPYVGKPGVPGVDRAPGHYRNTYNVEEELYEVLQGYFKDYDRIAPEVTEYKEIAAGESDVVVVAHGVVARAAKAAVEELRAAGKKVGLFRPVTLRPLAEKELRQAANSAKRLLIVESAQGQLARLIKDAAYGCSAELHYLFKPGVGITAEEVVEKVQTIL from the coding sequence ATGCCCGAAAAACCAATCCAGGGCGAAAAGCGGGTCTTCATGACCGGCAATGAGGTGGTGGCATACGCGGCCCTGACCGCCCAGGCCGATATTATGTACGGCTATCCCATCACCCCGCAGAACGAGATCATGCACTACTGGACCAGAATGGCTCCCAAATACGGGAAAAAGTTTTTGCAGACCGAGGACGAGCTCTCGGCCGGTTTCACCACCGTGGGCGGCGTGCTGGCCGGCAGAAAGGCCTTTACCGCTACAGCCGGCCCGGGCAACACGCTGATGCAGGAGCCCATGTCCATGGCCGAGGCCATGCGCCTGCCCGTGGTGCTGATCGTACAGCAGCGGGGCGGCCCGTCCACCGCCACGGTGATCTACTCCCAGCAGGAAGTGACCATGACCACCCTGGGCGGCAACGGCGAAGGCCTGCGCATTGTTTACTCCACTTCCGACCACCAGGAGCTTTTCGACTACACTATCAAGGCCTTCAACACGGCCTGGAAATATCGCTTCCCCACCTTTGTGCTGGGCGACGGCTATCAGGCCAAGATGCGCGAATCCCTCACCATGTATGACCCGGAAGAAAAGGGCATTGAGCTGGTTAAGCCCGAGCCCTATGTGGGCAAGCCCGGTGTGCCCGGCGTGGACCGCGCGCCCGGCCATTACCGCAACACTTACAACGTGGAGGAAGAGCTCTACGAGGTGCTGCAGGGTTACTTTAAGGATTACGACCGCATTGCGCCCGAGGTAACCGAATACAAAGAGATTGCCGCCGGCGAGTCCGATGTGGTGGTCGTGGCCCACGGTGTGGTGGCCCGGGCGGCCAAGGCGGCGGTGGAGGAACTGCGCGCTGCCGGCAAGAAGGTGGGCCTGTTCCGTCCCGTCACCCTGCGCCCGCTGGCCGAAAAAGAGTTGCGCCAGGCGGCCAACAGCGCCAAACGCCTGCTGATTGTGGAGTCGGCCCAGGGGCAGCTGGCCCGCCTGATCAAGGACGCCGCCTACGGCTGCAGTGCCGAGCTGCACTACCTCTTCAAGCCCGGCGTGGGCATCACGGCCGAAGAAGTGGTGGAAAAGGTGCAAACCATCTTATAA
- a CDS encoding thiamine pyrophosphate-dependent enzyme, producing MTVKPAMPKCWRVESKPHKFCPGCGHGIVLKALGEAIDELGIQDKVVFGCDIGCSLLAWDFFNVDTVQTHHGRTTPVITGIKRANPELIGVAYMGDGGGYAIGSQHLVNAAARNEKITVILVNNTQYGMTGGQMAPTTMPGQKTETSPYGRDPEATGYPTQGPEMVAAITRDGAYVARGTVANFKQLKGYIKKALENQLAGNGFSFVEALSLCPTNWRTNAAETWDFVEKQMTQYFKVGELKTPASKPEEAK from the coding sequence ATGACTGTGAAGCCCGCCATGCCCAAGTGCTGGCGCGTAGAGTCCAAGCCGCACAAGTTCTGTCCCGGTTGCGGCCATGGTATTGTTTTAAAGGCACTGGGTGAAGCTATAGATGAGCTGGGAATTCAAGATAAAGTGGTCTTTGGCTGTGACATCGGCTGCTCGCTGCTGGCCTGGGACTTCTTCAATGTGGACACGGTGCAGACCCACCACGGCCGCACCACGCCGGTGATCACCGGCATCAAGCGGGCCAATCCCGAGCTGATTGGCGTGGCCTACATGGGTGACGGCGGCGGCTACGCCATTGGCTCCCAGCATCTGGTGAACGCGGCGGCCCGCAATGAGAAGATCACCGTCATTCTGGTCAACAACACCCAGTACGGCATGACCGGCGGCCAGATGGCCCCCACCACCATGCCCGGCCAGAAAACCGAGACCAGTCCGTACGGCCGCGATCCGGAAGCTACCGGTTATCCCACCCAGGGCCCGGAAATGGTGGCCGCCATCACCCGCGATGGGGCCTATGTGGCCCGGGGCACCGTGGCCAACTTCAAGCAGCTGAAAGGGTATATCAAGAAGGCGCTGGAAAACCAGCTGGCCGGCAACGGTTTTTCCTTTGTGGAAGCCCTGTCCCTGTGCCCCACCAACTGGCGCACCAACGCGGCGGAAACCTGGGACTTTGTGGAAAAGCAGATGACCCAGTACTTCAAAGTGGGCGAATTGAAAACTCCGGCTTCTAAGCCCGAGGAGGCGAAATAA
- a CDS encoding 2-oxoacid:acceptor oxidoreductase family protein: MGKAVKIILAGEGGQGVQSVAEIIAEAANEQGREALYIPNFGVEQRGGVSIAFLQIGDEKIGAPKFQTADIVVALSDRAVRRTAQYAGPQTVFVYDAGIAGVENDIPRNVKKVLPIPALQVAKEELSPRVFNVIIMGAVVKATNVVPMEGAKDAIEKKLGYKFEKAPQLRELNFKAIERGAELVADLL; encoded by the coding sequence ATGGGTAAAGCGGTAAAGATCATCCTGGCCGGGGAAGGCGGCCAGGGCGTGCAGTCGGTGGCCGAGATCATCGCCGAGGCGGCCAATGAGCAGGGCCGGGAAGCGCTGTACATCCCCAACTTCGGCGTGGAGCAGCGCGGCGGTGTATCCATAGCTTTTTTGCAAATTGGCGATGAGAAAATTGGTGCGCCCAAGTTCCAAACCGCCGATATCGTGGTGGCCCTGTCCGACCGGGCGGTGCGCCGCACGGCCCAGTACGCCGGCCCCCAGACCGTGTTTGTCTACGACGCCGGTATTGCCGGTGTGGAAAATGACATTCCCCGGAATGTGAAGAAAGTGCTGCCCATTCCGGCTCTGCAGGTGGCCAAGGAAGAGCTGAGCCCCCGCGTTTTCAACGTGATCATCATGGGCGCCGTGGTCAAGGCCACCAATGTGGTGCCCATGGAAGGGGCCAAGGACGCCATTGAGAAAAAACTGGGCTACAAGTTTGAAAAGGCGCCCCAGCTGCGCGAGCTGAACTTCAAAGCCATTGAGCGCGGCGCCGAGCTGGTGGCCGATCTGCTCTAA
- a CDS encoding 4Fe-4S dicluster domain-containing protein, producing the protein MKYVQRENDKGFWTVFPGLCKGCGLCIQKCPKKCISWSDFLGVYGTPSVQNNETCIACGICQMVCPDCAIVVEKKKKAAGA; encoded by the coding sequence ATGAAATACGTGCAGCGGGAAAACGACAAGGGCTTCTGGACCGTGTTCCCCGGTCTGTGCAAGGGCTGCGGCCTGTGCATCCAGAAGTGCCCCAAAAAGTGCATCTCCTGGTCCGACTTTTTAGGCGTGTACGGCACCCCTTCGGTGCAAAATAACGAGACCTGTATCGCCTGCGGCATCTGCCAGATGGTCTGCCCGGACTGCGCCATTGTAGTGGAGAAGAAGAAAAAAGCGGCCGGAGCGTAA
- a CDS encoding substrate-binding domain-containing protein → MKKQAFRKWVLWLAAVMLVLAVAGCGARQSGSGPAPEQNAGSDQSQVKDVILATTTSTQDSGLLDVLVPDFEKKTGYRVKTIAVGTGQALKMGEKGEADVLLTHAPKSEKPLVDSGVVVNYRLVMHNDFVLAGPAADPAGIKQAANTADAFKRIAQKGAIFVSRGDDSGTHKKELSLWEAAGIKPQGQKWYQETGSGMGQTLNVASEKQGYVLTDRATFLAQRQNLKLEILYQGDKGLLNIYHVMQVNPEKFSKVNAAGAKAFVDYLVSPETQKIIAEFGRDKYGEPLFFADAGKEDK, encoded by the coding sequence TTGAAAAAGCAGGCCTTTAGAAAATGGGTTCTCTGGTTGGCGGCGGTAATGCTTGTGCTGGCGGTGGCCGGCTGTGGTGCCCGGCAGAGCGGGTCCGGGCCTGCGCCGGAGCAAAATGCCGGTAGCGATCAGTCGCAGGTGAAAGATGTAATACTGGCCACCACTACCAGCACCCAGGACAGTGGCCTTTTGGATGTGCTGGTGCCCGATTTTGAAAAGAAAACCGGTTACCGCGTCAAGACTATTGCTGTGGGGACCGGGCAGGCACTGAAGATGGGGGAAAAGGGCGAGGCCGATGTGCTGCTCACCCACGCGCCCAAATCGGAAAAGCCGCTGGTGGACAGCGGTGTGGTGGTAAACTACCGGCTGGTGATGCACAATGACTTTGTGCTGGCCGGCCCGGCGGCCGACCCGGCTGGCATAAAACAGGCGGCCAACACTGCCGACGCTTTTAAGCGCATAGCCCAAAAGGGCGCCATCTTTGTTTCCCGCGGTGATGATTCGGGCACACACAAGAAGGAACTTTCCCTGTGGGAAGCGGCCGGCATAAAGCCGCAGGGGCAGAAGTGGTACCAGGAGACGGGCAGCGGCATGGGGCAGACTTTGAATGTGGCCAGTGAAAAGCAGGGCTATGTGCTCACCGACCGGGCCACCTTCCTGGCCCAGCGGCAAAACCTCAAGCTGGAAATTCTTTACCAGGGCGACAAGGGCCTTTTGAACATTTACCACGTCATGCAGGTCAACCCGGAAAAGTTCAGCAAAGTGAACGCGGCCGGGGCCAAAGCCTTTGTGGATTACCTGGTCAGCCCCGAGACGCAGAAAATAATTGCGGAATTTGGCCGGGATAAATACGGGGAGCCGCTCTTCTTTGCCGACGCGGGCAAGGAGGATAAATAG